From a region of the Aeoliella mucimassa genome:
- a CDS encoding HD family phosphohydrolase has product MSSGSPKKTRSERVAAVELPPGPWAAFAMHVRRGPVVLRMIVCFVAAVILWAATQGWNPPLDIQIGDVPLRNVVARTNFSVIDRDETAKRRQLAMDTATAVYDQHPQAIVELKARVLNELTQLAAAKTLDEADPTIWNSYQPELAENTPAPTKEEQQAQFDAFKKVLLDEASEKKIKATLDSIFTPLEQSGILEALPKENLATSTSILIQPPDGKKFPFQKQINEVQLSTVRDQVRRKLEQEMPSLEMAAHLFARLFDELPGTLTLNEELTRIEREKAAEKVDENPVKTEIAEGDLIAKAGQPVLPPQYWLLEADHARYLEELGWQAKVTRTGAMFGLYIALYTLCGFYMYKMEPHILNETSRFLGVLTAVVLAVLMMVVTFRYNCQAEVIPLLLFGMTIAIAYSQPLALLLSAAVALIGVISTGTTLHEAVVLTATTTGAIIVLDTVRTRSKLLGVGFVAAGVALLTNVGVGTLRGDEFMHSLHESLWLALWAVIAGSLMTCILPQVEKLFSVQTDLSLLELGDPAHPLLQELVRRAPGTYNHSINVASLAEAAAESIGARGLLVRVGAYFHDIGKMLKPGYFVENQMTGDNRHDSLVPAMSTLVIIAHVKDGADLARQNKLPEPIIDFIQQHHGTTLVEYFYRQATDRRENNPDEAEVDESSFRYPGPKPQTKEAAVLMLSDAVESASRVLVEPTPSRIENLVDELTRKRLLDGQFDECGLTLEEVRKIGDSLVKSLTAVYHGRVKYPEQEKPEKKAKIG; this is encoded by the coding sequence TTGTCTTCCGGATCCCCTAAGAAAACGCGAAGCGAGCGAGTCGCCGCGGTGGAATTACCACCGGGTCCGTGGGCGGCGTTTGCGATGCATGTGCGTCGTGGGCCGGTGGTGTTGCGGATGATTGTCTGTTTCGTGGCCGCAGTCATTCTGTGGGCGGCTACGCAGGGCTGGAACCCGCCGCTCGACATCCAGATCGGCGACGTGCCATTGCGTAACGTGGTGGCCCGCACCAATTTTTCGGTGATCGACAGGGACGAAACTGCCAAGCGTCGTCAACTGGCAATGGACACTGCTACCGCGGTGTACGATCAGCATCCGCAAGCCATCGTGGAACTCAAAGCTCGCGTTTTGAACGAGCTTACCCAGTTAGCCGCTGCAAAGACCTTGGACGAAGCGGACCCCACGATATGGAACAGCTACCAGCCTGAGCTGGCGGAGAATACCCCTGCTCCCACCAAGGAAGAGCAGCAGGCGCAGTTCGATGCGTTTAAAAAAGTGCTTCTCGACGAAGCGAGCGAGAAAAAGATAAAGGCAACGCTCGATTCGATCTTCACTCCGCTCGAACAGTCGGGCATTTTGGAAGCCTTGCCAAAAGAGAATCTGGCGACCAGCACGAGCATCTTGATCCAACCACCCGATGGCAAGAAGTTCCCATTCCAGAAGCAAATCAACGAGGTGCAGCTCTCGACAGTGCGCGATCAGGTACGCCGCAAGCTCGAGCAAGAGATGCCTTCGCTCGAAATGGCCGCCCATCTGTTCGCGCGGTTGTTTGACGAGCTGCCCGGCACGCTCACGCTCAACGAAGAGCTAACCCGTATCGAACGCGAAAAAGCGGCCGAGAAGGTCGACGAAAATCCGGTGAAAACCGAAATCGCCGAAGGCGATCTGATTGCCAAGGCTGGCCAACCGGTGCTACCTCCGCAGTATTGGTTGCTCGAGGCCGATCATGCGCGGTACTTGGAAGAACTTGGTTGGCAAGCCAAGGTGACTCGTACCGGAGCGATGTTTGGTTTGTATATCGCGTTGTACACGCTGTGCGGCTTCTATATGTACAAGATGGAGCCTCACATTCTGAACGAAACCAGCCGGTTTCTCGGGGTGCTTACGGCCGTGGTACTTGCCGTATTGATGATGGTGGTAACGTTCCGCTACAACTGCCAAGCTGAAGTGATTCCGCTGCTGCTGTTTGGCATGACGATTGCGATTGCTTATTCCCAACCGCTTGCATTGTTGCTATCAGCCGCGGTGGCTTTGATCGGTGTGATCAGCACCGGTACAACGCTGCACGAAGCGGTGGTGCTCACGGCTACCACCACGGGGGCGATTATTGTGCTCGACACCGTGCGAACCCGCAGCAAGCTGCTAGGGGTGGGGTTTGTTGCTGCTGGGGTGGCTTTGCTAACCAACGTTGGGGTCGGCACCTTACGAGGCGATGAGTTCATGCATTCGCTGCACGAATCGCTCTGGCTGGCATTGTGGGCGGTGATCGCTGGTTCGCTGATGACCTGTATCCTGCCGCAAGTGGAAAAGCTCTTTAGCGTGCAAACCGACTTGAGTTTGCTCGAACTCGGCGACCCCGCCCATCCATTGCTGCAAGAGTTGGTGCGTCGCGCTCCTGGTACCTACAACCACTCGATCAATGTTGCTTCGCTAGCCGAAGCGGCGGCCGAGTCGATTGGTGCACGCGGGTTGCTGGTTCGCGTGGGGGCGTACTTCCACGACATCGGCAAGATGCTAAAACCTGGCTATTTTGTCGAAAACCAGATGACCGGCGATAACCGACACGACTCGCTGGTACCAGCAATGAGCACCCTGGTGATCATTGCTCACGTGAAAGACGGTGCCGACCTTGCCCGTCAGAACAAGCTGCCTGAGCCGATCATCGACTTCATCCAGCAGCATCACGGTACGACGCTCGTAGAGTACTTCTACCGTCAAGCAACGGACCGCCGAGAGAACAACCCCGACGAAGCCGAGGTCGACGAGAGTTCGTTCCGGTATCCTGGGCCGAAGCCACAGACCAAGGAAGCTGCGGTGTTGATGCTCTCCGACGCCGTGGAAAGTGCTAGTCGCGTGCTAGTGGAACCCACCCCGTCACGCATCGAAAACCTAGTGGATGAGCTCACCCGCAAGCGCCTGCTCGATGGGCAGTTCGACGAATGTGGACTAACTTTGGAAGAAGTGCGTAAAATAGGCGACAGCTTGGTAAAATCGCTGACGGCCGTATATCATGGCCGTGTGAAATATCCCGAACAGGAAAAACCAGAGAAGAAGGCCAAGATCGGGTAG
- a CDS encoding PhoH family protein, translated as MIDASIPVGSPEQLILLFGTSDQHLRRIREATEAKISTRGGKIHLSGPEQAVLQATAIFEQMRVAISNEGALMPHQVDEIIANVVGKAYKAKPTSVDVKKPGRKIRARTPGQEGYIEAIRNHDLVFCIGPAGTGKTYLAVATAIEALKAQQIRKIVLVRPAVEAGESLGYLPGDLLSKINPYLRPLLDALGEMMDYDQVKRYMADDVIEVVPLAYMRGRTLNNAFIIMDEAQNTTVSQMKMFLTRMGANSKVVVSGDTSQVDLPSHTRSGLTDAMHRLKRIDGCAQVTLGKDDIVRHRLVQAIVRAYEEGTG; from the coding sequence ATGATCGACGCATCTATACCGGTAGGTAGCCCCGAACAGCTCATTCTCCTCTTTGGGACGTCGGATCAGCATCTCCGCCGGATTCGCGAGGCGACCGAGGCGAAGATCTCCACGCGGGGTGGCAAAATCCACCTCAGCGGTCCGGAGCAGGCTGTGCTGCAAGCAACCGCTATTTTCGAGCAGATGCGGGTAGCCATCAGCAACGAAGGGGCCCTGATGCCCCATCAGGTGGACGAGATCATCGCCAACGTGGTTGGAAAGGCGTACAAGGCTAAGCCCACTTCGGTCGACGTAAAGAAGCCTGGCCGTAAGATCCGCGCCCGCACGCCTGGCCAGGAAGGCTACATCGAGGCGATTCGCAATCACGATTTGGTGTTCTGCATCGGCCCCGCAGGTACGGGCAAAACCTACCTGGCGGTGGCCACCGCGATCGAGGCACTCAAGGCGCAGCAGATTCGTAAGATCGTGCTCGTGCGGCCAGCCGTCGAGGCAGGGGAAAGCCTCGGCTACCTGCCTGGCGACTTGCTCTCGAAAATCAACCCTTATCTTCGCCCGCTGCTCGACGCACTGGGCGAGATGATGGACTACGATCAAGTAAAGCGGTATATGGCCGACGACGTGATCGAAGTAGTTCCGCTGGCCTACATGCGAGGTCGCACGCTGAACAACGCGTTCATCATCATGGACGAGGCACAAAACACCACCGTGTCGCAGATGAAGATGTTCCTTACTCGTATGGGAGCCAACAGCAAAGTGGTGGTCTCCGGCGATACGTCGCAGGTCGACCTTCCCTCCCACACGCGTAGTGGGCTGACCGATGCGATGCACCGACTCAAACGAATCGATGGCTGCGCCCAGGTGACCCTCGGCAAAGACGACATCGTGCGTCATCGTCTGGTCCAAGCCATTGTTCGCGCCTATGAAGAGGGAACAGGATAA
- a CDS encoding acyl-[ACP]--phospholipid O-acyltransferase, with amino-acid sequence MTDSDPEADPSTPGEQGEPHPQPAPQAGLKSATFLGLLFTQLFGATNDSITRWLVIGIGKEKFVNDSQMLVAGSVCFILPYLILAAPAGYLADRFSKRDVIIWCKIAEVVLMILTVLAVYLDWGWLLFTSVALMGAQSALFGPAKLGSIPEMLHQGSISAANGIMGFVTVLAIVFGTAIGGWLATEHVRGVFGSYDWMVEAGILVGFALIGWWTSLWITFLRPAQPQMPFPWDFPRRTLADVRILASDRALLLVALGGMFFWSLGTLSQLTIDQLVSEQGGSEQIETVPGLVSLVIGMALGSLLAGLWSNDHVELGMLPLGAGGMVLFTFLLFTNSGDYFHGTGAEAHMTYSYALACVYFAMLGLSSGFFMVPLAAYLQHRSPADVRGAILAASNFLMFAGMLVVTLGFLALRTELFTDEPLFNAREIFLMCSIVTLPVLVYIVYLIPQTTTKFIAWLLAHTVYRIHMENRDVLPNEGGALLVANHVTWVDGLLVLCSSSRPVRLMIKSDLLNTRWKERLAKLMGVIEVPTNPHAARPAIRQARRAIKNGELVCLFAEGQVTRSGQLQSFTRGLLSLVRGINAPVIPVYLDELWGSMFSYRGGKLFGRWPSRWPHRVTCWFGQPITHPNSVGQVREAVQQLGAKAAVSRHARSTNVVRTMLRTCRKARFRWKIADSTGDSLTGSQFLMRSFILRRLLVREVLASDEKNIGLLLPPSNGAAITNAALALAGRVAVNLNYSVSEEVMNACIRQAGIRQILTSRRVAEKLPLDLKKLNAKIVYLEELREKLTLGDKVLGGLHGYATPCMLLDLFYGLNRIDPDDLLTIVFTSGSTGDPKGVMLTYRNIAANVDSVDQVIQLNPNDTMLGILPFFHSFGYTITLWGPLALDIHAAYHFNPLDAKMIGKLAARHKATILLSTPTFLRTFSRRCTPDEFATLDVVVAGAEKLPMAVSDAFEERFGVRPVEGYGTTELAPLVSVNVPPSRSHHEQVDSKEGSVGRPVPGVAAKVIHPENGDDLPQGAAGMLLITGANVMKGYLNLPEKTSEVVRNGWYVTGDIARIDADGFIHITGRESRFSKIGGEMVPHIGVEEAIEQVIGIDDDDESPLVVVTAVPDEKKGERLIVVHRELNKTPDEICAALKQAGLPNIWIPSVDSFMLVDGIPVLGSGKLDLKALALLAQERYLKL; translated from the coding sequence ATGACGGACTCCGACCCTGAAGCCGATCCGTCGACTCCTGGCGAACAGGGAGAACCGCATCCGCAGCCAGCCCCCCAGGCAGGCCTTAAGTCGGCCACGTTCCTGGGACTGCTGTTCACTCAGCTGTTCGGGGCGACAAACGACAGTATCACCCGCTGGCTGGTCATCGGCATCGGCAAGGAAAAATTCGTTAACGATAGCCAGATGCTGGTCGCTGGTTCGGTCTGCTTTATTCTGCCATATCTCATTCTGGCAGCCCCGGCCGGGTACCTGGCCGACCGATTCAGCAAGCGCGATGTCATTATCTGGTGCAAGATCGCCGAAGTCGTGTTGATGATACTCACGGTGCTGGCCGTGTATCTCGATTGGGGCTGGCTGCTGTTTACTTCGGTTGCTCTGATGGGTGCCCAAAGCGCGCTGTTCGGCCCCGCGAAGCTCGGCAGCATTCCCGAGATGCTTCACCAAGGCTCGATTTCGGCCGCCAACGGCATCATGGGCTTCGTCACCGTGTTGGCGATCGTGTTCGGAACCGCGATCGGAGGGTGGCTCGCCACGGAGCACGTTCGCGGGGTGTTTGGCTCCTACGACTGGATGGTCGAGGCCGGAATTCTCGTTGGTTTCGCGTTGATCGGCTGGTGGACCAGCTTGTGGATCACGTTCCTGCGTCCCGCCCAACCGCAGATGCCTTTCCCCTGGGACTTCCCCCGCCGCACGCTGGCCGACGTTCGCATCCTGGCTTCCGACCGAGCGTTGCTGCTGGTCGCTCTAGGCGGGATGTTCTTCTGGTCGCTCGGTACACTGTCGCAGCTTACCATCGATCAACTCGTTTCCGAACAAGGTGGCAGCGAGCAAATCGAGACGGTTCCGGGACTCGTTTCCCTGGTCATCGGGATGGCTCTCGGTAGTTTGCTGGCAGGCTTGTGGTCGAACGATCACGTCGAACTCGGCATGCTCCCGCTCGGAGCCGGCGGCATGGTGCTGTTCACCTTCCTGCTGTTTACCAACAGCGGCGACTACTTCCATGGCACCGGTGCCGAAGCCCACATGACCTACAGCTACGCTCTGGCGTGCGTGTACTTTGCGATGCTAGGCCTTAGCTCCGGCTTCTTCATGGTGCCGCTCGCTGCGTATCTGCAGCATCGCAGCCCGGCCGACGTCCGCGGAGCTATTCTGGCGGCTTCGAACTTCCTGATGTTTGCCGGCATGCTGGTCGTCACGCTTGGATTCCTTGCTTTGCGTACCGAGTTGTTCACCGACGAGCCGCTATTCAATGCCCGCGAAATCTTCCTGATGTGCAGCATTGTCACGCTGCCGGTACTGGTCTACATAGTCTACCTGATTCCCCAAACTACCACCAAGTTCATCGCCTGGTTGCTGGCCCATACCGTGTATCGCATCCACATGGAGAATCGCGATGTGCTGCCAAACGAGGGGGGAGCACTGCTGGTAGCCAACCACGTGACCTGGGTCGACGGTCTGCTGGTGCTCTGTAGCTCGTCGCGCCCGGTGCGGCTGATGATTAAGAGCGACCTGCTGAATACCCGCTGGAAAGAGCGATTGGCGAAGCTCATGGGGGTAATCGAAGTCCCCACCAACCCTCACGCTGCCCGCCCTGCGATCCGCCAGGCCCGGCGAGCCATCAAGAACGGCGAGTTGGTTTGCCTGTTCGCCGAAGGCCAGGTGACACGCAGCGGACAGCTTCAATCGTTCACCCGCGGACTGCTGTCCCTTGTCCGGGGTATCAATGCCCCGGTAATTCCGGTCTACCTCGATGAACTCTGGGGCAGTATGTTTAGTTACCGCGGGGGGAAGCTTTTCGGCCGCTGGCCCTCGCGATGGCCGCATCGAGTCACTTGTTGGTTTGGCCAACCGATTACTCATCCAAACAGCGTCGGACAAGTCCGCGAAGCTGTACAGCAACTGGGAGCGAAAGCCGCAGTGAGTCGCCACGCCCGCAGTACCAACGTCGTCCGTACTATGCTTCGCACGTGCCGTAAGGCACGTTTCCGCTGGAAGATTGCCGATAGCACCGGCGACTCCCTGACCGGTAGCCAATTCCTGATGCGTAGCTTTATCCTCCGCCGCCTGTTGGTGCGTGAGGTGCTGGCTAGCGACGAAAAGAACATCGGCCTGCTGCTTCCGCCCTCGAACGGGGCTGCGATCACCAATGCCGCGTTGGCGCTAGCGGGACGTGTAGCAGTGAACCTGAACTATTCGGTCAGCGAGGAAGTGATGAACGCCTGCATTCGTCAGGCTGGCATCCGACAGATTCTTACCAGCCGCCGAGTAGCCGAGAAGCTGCCGCTCGACCTGAAGAAGCTCAACGCCAAGATCGTCTACCTCGAAGAGCTTCGCGAGAAACTCACCCTCGGCGACAAGGTGCTCGGCGGTCTGCATGGGTACGCGACCCCCTGCATGCTGCTCGACCTGTTCTACGGACTCAACCGCATCGATCCCGACGACCTGTTGACCATCGTGTTCACGTCGGGCTCGACCGGCGATCCGAAGGGCGTGATGCTCACCTACCGCAACATCGCCGCTAATGTCGACTCGGTCGATCAAGTCATTCAACTCAATCCCAACGATACGATGTTGGGCATCTTGCCGTTCTTCCATTCGTTTGGTTACACGATCACCTTGTGGGGGCCCCTGGCGCTCGACATCCACGCGGCCTATCATTTCAATCCGCTCGACGCGAAGATGATCGGCAAGTTGGCAGCCCGCCACAAAGCGACTATTCTGCTGTCGACTCCAACCTTCCTGAGAACTTTCAGTCGTCGATGCACGCCCGATGAGTTCGCTACGCTCGACGTAGTGGTTGCAGGCGCCGAAAAACTGCCGATGGCGGTGAGCGACGCTTTTGAAGAGCGGTTCGGTGTCCGTCCGGTCGAAGGGTATGGCACCACCGAACTGGCCCCACTGGTCAGTGTAAATGTCCCGCCGAGTCGTTCGCACCACGAACAAGTCGACAGCAAAGAGGGATCGGTCGGCCGCCCAGTGCCTGGGGTAGCCGCTAAGGTGATTCACCCCGAAAACGGCGACGACCTTCCCCAAGGTGCGGCCGGCATGCTGCTGATTACCGGTGCGAACGTGATGAAGGGTTACCTGAATCTGCCGGAGAAAACCAGCGAAGTCGTTCGCAACGGCTGGTACGTTACCGGCGACATCGCCCGCATTGATGCGGATGGGTTCATCCACATCACAGGTCGTGAGAGTCGGTTCTCGAAAATCGGCGGCGAGATGGTTCCCCACATCGGTGTCGAAGAAGCCATTGAGCAAGTCATTGGCATCGATGACGACGATGAATCCCCCTTGGTGGTCGTGACCGCTGTGCCTGACGAAAAGAAGGGCGAGCGCCTGATCGTAGTGCATCGCGAGCTCAACAAGACGCCCGACGAAATCTGTGCCGCTCTTAAGCAGGCTGGCTTACCAAATATTTGGATCCCTTCGGTCGATTCCTTTATGCTGGTCGACGGAATCCCCGTGCTCGGCTCCGGCAAGCTCGACCTCAAGGCCTTGGCCCTGCTTGCTCAAGAGCGTTACTTAAAGCTCTAA
- a CDS encoding ThiF family adenylyltransferase: MPEPLDRYSKQMRFAPLGREGQVKLGSARVLVVGCGALGSSLADTLVRAGVGHVRIVDRDFLELSNLQRQVLYDEHDVASGLPKAIAAANKLGAINSQVVVEPFVEDVTYKNIDRLADDCDVIVDGTDNFEVRFLLNDYSLSANKPWVYGGVIGAEGQSMTILPGETACLACLLPEPPPPGVTPTCDTAGVLGPAVSMVAAIQSAEVLKLLSGNRHAINRKLTIVDLWQNTLRQVSLEKLHAAGDCRACGQRDFAWLEGRRGSTTAVLCGRNAVQLRPDSPQQLNLEALADQLESVADVLCNPYLLRAETGRFTLTLFPDGRAIIAGTDDVAEARTFFAQMIGN; this comes from the coding sequence ATGCCCGAACCGCTCGATCGATACTCGAAGCAGATGCGGTTTGCTCCGCTGGGACGAGAGGGCCAAGTAAAACTTGGCAGCGCTCGAGTGCTTGTCGTGGGATGTGGTGCCCTCGGCTCTTCGCTGGCCGATACGCTCGTTCGTGCAGGTGTGGGGCACGTGCGCATTGTCGATCGAGATTTCCTCGAACTCTCGAACCTGCAGCGACAAGTGCTATACGACGAGCACGATGTCGCCAGCGGGCTGCCCAAAGCGATAGCGGCCGCTAACAAGTTAGGAGCCATTAACTCGCAAGTGGTCGTCGAGCCGTTCGTCGAGGATGTGACGTACAAGAACATCGACCGCCTGGCCGACGACTGCGACGTGATCGTCGACGGTACCGACAACTTTGAAGTTCGCTTTCTGCTCAACGATTACTCATTATCTGCAAATAAACCTTGGGTCTACGGCGGGGTGATCGGCGCCGAAGGTCAATCGATGACCATCCTGCCAGGCGAGACCGCTTGCCTGGCTTGCTTACTGCCGGAGCCCCCTCCCCCGGGAGTCACCCCCACGTGCGACACGGCCGGCGTACTTGGGCCAGCGGTATCGATGGTCGCGGCGATCCAATCGGCCGAAGTGCTGAAGCTTCTCAGCGGCAACCGCCATGCGATCAATCGCAAGCTGACCATTGTCGACCTTTGGCAAAACACCCTGCGGCAGGTTAGCCTCGAAAAACTACACGCGGCCGGCGATTGCCGAGCGTGCGGGCAGCGTGATTTTGCCTGGCTCGAAGGCCGACGCGGCAGTACCACGGCCGTGCTTTGCGGTCGCAACGCCGTGCAGTTACGCCCCGACTCCCCCCAGCAGCTCAACCTGGAGGCCCTGGCCGACCAGCTCGAATCCGTAGCCGATGTGCTGTGCAACCCGTACCTTTTGCGGGCGGAAACCGGCAGATTTACCCTAACTCTTTTCCCTGATGGCCGGGCGATTATCGCCGGAACCGACGATGTGGCCGAAGCACGCACGTTTTTCGCCCAGATGATTGGTAACTGA
- a CDS encoding IS5 family transposase produces the protein MATKEKRTYKVTNWKEYNKSLIERGNITIWFSDEALENWEHPNDQTKVGRPFVFSDTAIECLLTIRELLKLPYRQTEGFGRSLVAMLGVEAAIPNYSSLAKRASKLNVSLDIANKRGDIDIVVDSTGMKVFGEGEWKMRTHGKSKRRTWRKLHLSVNPDTREIVAEILTENSCHDADAVPEMLEQVEQPVKKFHGDGSYDKWKVYEGLESEGIEPVIPPQHNAKIKQHGNSAEEPLPRDEAIRQIRRKGRRSWKEEVGYHRRSLAETTMYRVKQSFGSHLKNRVFENQQTEARLRCKIINQFTQLGLPQFEWS, from the coding sequence ATGGCTACGAAAGAAAAACGAACCTACAAAGTCACGAACTGGAAGGAGTATAACAAGTCGCTCATCGAGCGTGGAAACATCACTATTTGGTTTAGCGACGAGGCGTTGGAGAACTGGGAACATCCTAACGACCAGACAAAAGTCGGTCGCCCTTTTGTCTTCAGCGATACGGCGATCGAGTGCTTGCTGACGATTCGCGAACTGCTGAAACTTCCCTATCGGCAGACTGAGGGATTCGGCCGCTCGCTGGTGGCGATGTTGGGCGTCGAGGCAGCGATTCCCAATTATTCTTCGCTCGCCAAGCGAGCCAGCAAGCTGAATGTTTCGCTCGATATCGCTAACAAGAGGGGCGACATCGATATCGTGGTGGATAGCACCGGCATGAAAGTGTTTGGCGAGGGCGAATGGAAGATGCGGACGCATGGCAAGTCGAAGCGGCGGACATGGCGGAAGCTGCATTTGTCGGTGAATCCTGACACCCGCGAGATTGTGGCGGAGATTTTGACCGAGAACAGTTGCCACGATGCCGATGCGGTTCCCGAAATGCTGGAGCAGGTGGAGCAGCCCGTAAAAAAGTTTCACGGCGACGGTAGTTACGACAAGTGGAAGGTTTATGAAGGGCTGGAATCCGAAGGCATTGAGCCGGTGATTCCGCCGCAGCACAACGCCAAGATCAAACAACATGGCAACTCTGCGGAGGAGCCTTTGCCCCGGGACGAGGCAATTCGTCAGATTCGACGCAAGGGGCGTAGGAGTTGGAAAGAGGAAGTGGGCTATCATCGTAGAAGCTTGGCGGAAACGACCATGTACCGAGTGAAACAAAGCTTTGGGAGCCATCTCAAAAACCGAGTATTCGAAAACCAACAAACGGAAGCCCGCTTGCGCTGTAAAATCATCAATCAATTCACCCAACTCGGGCTTCCACAGTTCGAGTGGAGTTAG
- a CDS encoding PEP-CTERM sorting domain-containing protein yields the protein MMGSATFAAPSMVGDYVDLYHFPQYTGVENYSTTVEVVDPGVEYITDLSLYTLDLSETTIQLTSLSDWYSPYFNTGNDPSKLIIRDIDIPGYSDLSIGSIAVDFSRDITPEDDAPMDWPEFSADNISFSGHEVTISYGGYSFPEDSYVTIDLTFVPEPGTVTLLLAGCLGAAGFWRYRRS from the coding sequence ATGATGGGTAGCGCAACCTTCGCCGCACCAAGCATGGTGGGCGATTACGTCGACTTGTATCATTTCCCTCAATACACCGGCGTCGAGAATTATTCGACCACGGTCGAGGTCGTCGACCCAGGCGTCGAGTACATCACCGACTTGTCGCTTTACACGCTCGACTTGAGCGAAACGACGATCCAGCTCACTTCGCTTTCTGACTGGTACAGTCCTTACTTCAACACCGGCAATGATCCGAGCAAGTTGATCATTCGCGACATCGACATCCCCGGGTACTCCGACTTGTCCATCGGCAGCATCGCGGTCGACTTCAGTCGCGACATCACCCCCGAAGACGACGCCCCGATGGACTGGCCCGAGTTCTCGGCCGACAACATCTCGTTCAGCGGTCACGAAGTCACCATCTCGTACGGCGGCTATAGCTTCCCTGAGGACAGCTATGTCACGATCGATCTGACCTTCGTTCCCGAACCGGGCACGGTCACCCTGCTGCTGGCAGGTTGCCTGGGTGCTGCAGGTTTCTGGCGTTATCGTCGCTCGTAA